In Rhodothermales bacterium, the genomic stretch CGGATCGATCCTCGTAGAGGAAGTTCACGTTGTCGTGCGCGAGGCTGCTAGGATCGCCCCGCCTGTGGCGGAAATAGGTCACTTTGCCCGTCGTCCGATCGATCCGATTGAGCCCGCCCGCCGTCGTTCCGGCCCACAGGGCGCCGGTATGATCTTCCCAGACGGACCACACGTGGCTATAGCTCAAGCTGTTTGCGTTCCCGGGCTGATGTCTGAATTGACGAAATCGTTTGGCGAACTGATCGATCTTATTGATGCCTCCACCGGTCCCGATCCAAAGGACGCCGGTTCGATCCTCATAGATCGAAAGGACGTCGTCGTCTGAGATGCTTGCCTTATCGACCGGATTGTATCGATATGAGGCCGAGATCTGGGTATCCCGATCCCACCGATGGAGACCGGTTCCATAGCTCGTTATCCAGAGATTGTCCTTCCCATCCTCGAAAACATGCGTAACGCCCGTGCCGGCATACGTCAGTTCCGCCGACCAGAGTATGGACCGCTTTCCGTCGACCAGGTAGGGAATGCGTACAAAGGCATCCGCTACAGGATTGTATCTGTGCAATCCATTGCCCGCCGTGCCTACCCACAGTTCTCCCCTTCTGTCCTCAACTACCGCGTGTACGTCGTTTGAGATCAGACTCGAGGCATCGCCCGGCCGGTACATGTAGTGCTTGAAGACGCCTGATTTTCGCTCGAGCCGATGAAGCCCTCCACGCCCCGGAGTGCCGACCCTAAAACCGTCGCCGGTCCCAATCCACAGCGTTCCTGAACGATCTTCATAGATCGTCTGGACCCACCCATCGCCCAGGCTGTTGACATCATCGGGATCGTGCAAGTAGGCCTCAAAGGTATTGGCCTCGCGGTCGAACCGAAAAAGACCCCCTGCCGTACCGACCCAGAATTCGCCAACCGGACTTTCGTACAAAACGAGAATCTCATTCTCGGGGAGAGACGTCGTATCCGAACCCGGGTAGAAACGATCAAAAGTACCGGAAGTCGGAACATAGCGGTTCAATCCCCTCGAAGTGCCAACCCAGAGCGTTCCCGACCGATCGAGGATCAGCGAACTGACCCGGTTGTCAGATAGTGAAGATGCATCCAGGCTACTGTGGGTGTACGCCTTGAATGAATACCCGTCGTAGCGATTCAGTGCTTCAGTGGTGCCGAACCACATGAACCCGACGGTGTCCTGCGCGATCGAAGTCACCCGGCTGCCGATCAGTCCGTCGGGCTTGGCGAGGCGGTCGAACCGGAGGGACTCCGGCTGAGCCTTCAACGACTGACCCAGGATGGGCGCAAGGATACAAAAAATCCCTATGACTGAAACTCGCTTCATACGAGCGATCGGATGCGTTCAGCGGCCGGCTACATGGGGCGACTGAATCCCTTCCGTTCGCCGGCGCTCAACAAGAAGTATATCGCATCGCTGCATGTATGGCAAGCGGAACTGCAGATATGAACGAGTATTTGAGCCGCCTGGCCCTCCATCGTTATCCCCGACAAGGCTTGCGGGTTGACGCCGTACACTCGAACTTGCAACCTGTGGATCCTTCGAGTCCGTAGGCTTCGCCGACGTCCCTCAGGACAGGCCTGCCAACCTGTATCTTGCTAACTTATGGATCCTTCGATTCCGTCGGCTAAGGCCGACTTCACTCAGGACAAGCCTGCAACCTCTCCTTATGCGAATGACCTTCCGCTGGTACGGCGCCGACGACCGGGTTACACTGGCATACATCCGCCAGATCCCCGGGCTCGTCGGCATCGTCAGCGCTTTGTATGACATCCCGCCCGGCGCCGTATGGCCGCTGGAGCGGATCCTGGCGCTCAAGGCGTCCATCGAGGACGCCGGCCTGGCGTTCGACGTCGTCGAGAGCATCCCCGTCCACGAGGACATCAAACTCGGCCGGCCCTCCCGCGACGCGTACATCGACGCCTACTGCCGCAGCGTCGAACACCTGGGCGCGGCCGGCATCCCCGTGTTGTGTTACAACTTCATGACGGTGTTCGACTGGACGCGTACCCGCGTCGACATGCCGATGCCCGACGGGTCCACCACCCTCAGCTACGACCACGAGGAGCTGAAGCGGATCGACCTCTCGTCGGTCGGGAAGTCCCTGCCGGCCTGGGCCACGTCCTACTCCGCCCGCCAGATCGACGAACTCTTCGATGCCTACAAACAGGTCGATGAGGAGCGACTGTGGGATCATCTGGCGTATTTCCTCGAACGCGTCGTGCCCGTCGCGGAGGCCGCCGGCGTCAAGATGGCCATCCACCCGGACGACCCGCCGTGGTCCACCCTCGGCCTCCCGCGCATTATCGGCTCGCAGGCGGCGCTGCGGCGATTTATCCGGCTCGTCGACAGCCCGGCCAATGGGGTCACGCTCTGCACGGGATCCCTGGGCGCCAACCCGGCGAATGACCTGCCGGCCATCACGCGCGAAATTGGCGGCGCCGGCAGGATCCACTTCGCCCACTCCCGCAATGTGCGGGTTACGGGCGATAAAAAATTCCACGAGAGTGAACACCCGTCCCGCTTCGGAAGCGTCCCGATGCTGGAGGTGATGAAGGCCTACCGGGACGTCGGCTTCAAAGGCCCCATGCGGCCGGACCACGGACGAATGATCTGGGGCGAAACCGGCCGCGCCGGCTACGGCCTCTACGACCGCGCCCTCGGCGCAATGTACCTCCAGGGGTTGTGGGAAGGCGTGAGCGAAGGCAAAAGGTAAAAGGCAAAAGTAAAAATGGAAAATCGAAACCCCGTAGGTCGGGTTAGGCCGGCCACCTCGTGCCCATCTGGCGAATATGCC encodes the following:
- the uxuA gene encoding mannonate dehydratase → MRMTFRWYGADDRVTLAYIRQIPGLVGIVSALYDIPPGAVWPLERILALKASIEDAGLAFDVVESIPVHEDIKLGRPSRDAYIDAYCRSVEHLGAAGIPVLCYNFMTVFDWTRTRVDMPMPDGSTTLSYDHEELKRIDLSSVGKSLPAWATSYSARQIDELFDAYKQVDEERLWDHLAYFLERVVPVAEAAGVKMAIHPDDPPWSTLGLPRIIGSQAALRRFIRLVDSPANGVTLCTGSLGANPANDLPAITREIGGAGRIHFAHSRNVRVTGDKKFHESEHPSRFGSVPMLEVMKAYRDVGFKGPMRPDHGRMIWGETGRAGYGLYDRALGAMYLQGLWEGVSEGKR